A genomic stretch from Limnobacter thiooxidans includes:
- the gatC gene encoding Asp-tRNA(Asn)/Glu-tRNA(Gln) amidotransferase subunit GatC, producing MSLDSGQIGKIAALSRLKLAPEQAQALEQQLNNIMQLADRLSSENTDGVEPLAHPISLIQPIALRLREDAVSEADNRVANMANAPAAEKGLFLVPKVID from the coding sequence ATGTCCCTGGATTCCGGGCAAATTGGAAAAATTGCGGCTTTGTCGCGTCTGAAGCTGGCTCCTGAACAAGCCCAGGCCCTCGAGCAACAATTGAACAACATTATGCAACTGGCCGATCGCTTGAGCAGCGAAAACACCGATGGTGTCGAGCCCCTCGCGCATCCAATTTCATTGATTCAGCCTATCGCCTTGCGCCTGCGCGAAGACGCCGTGTCTGAAGCAGACAACCGGGTAGCCAACATGGCCAATGCGCCGGCCGCGGAGAAGGGCTTGTTCCTTGTGCCCAAGGTCATTGATTAA
- the rodA gene encoding rod shape-determining protein RodA: MNRSRPIQRERIWPRVKPFLTVFDPVLGSILLALVVFALITQYSAAFDFEGRFLDHSRNLLIAFGVMWVTANLKPQFLMRIAVPLYVTGVLLLIAVELFGDISKGAQRWLNLGFIRIQPSEIMKISMPLMLAWFFQQRENVSGWREFAVASIILAIPGILILKQPDLGTALLVLGSGFFVIFFAGLSWKILAWLTALFLASLPVFWTLMHDYQRQRVLTLLDPTQDPLGKGFHIIQSTVAVGSGGFSGKGFLQGTQTHLEFIPERTTDFIFAVLAEEFGLLGCLVLLTLYTCLIVRGLVIAGNAPTLFSRLMAGAMALIFFTYAFVNIGMVSGILPVVGVPLPLMSYGGTAMVTLGMGAGILMSIQNTKKLVQT, from the coding sequence ATGAACAGGTCCCGCCCTATTCAGCGCGAGCGCATTTGGCCTCGAGTCAAACCTTTCCTAACGGTTTTTGACCCGGTCTTGGGTTCAATCCTGCTGGCATTGGTGGTGTTTGCCTTGATCACCCAATACAGCGCGGCATTCGATTTTGAAGGGCGCTTTCTCGACCACTCCCGCAATTTGTTGATCGCCTTTGGGGTCATGTGGGTCACCGCCAACCTGAAGCCTCAATTTTTGATGCGCATCGCCGTACCTCTGTATGTCACAGGCGTCTTGTTATTGATTGCTGTGGAACTGTTTGGCGACATATCCAAAGGGGCGCAGCGTTGGCTTAACCTGGGGTTCATCAGGATCCAGCCTTCTGAAATCATGAAAATTTCCATGCCACTCATGCTGGCGTGGTTTTTTCAGCAAAGAGAAAACGTATCGGGTTGGCGAGAATTCGCAGTGGCTTCGATCATTCTGGCAATTCCCGGCATCCTGATTCTCAAGCAACCCGACTTGGGCACAGCGCTGCTGGTTTTAGGGTCCGGGTTTTTCGTGATTTTCTTTGCCGGGCTTTCCTGGAAAATTCTGGCCTGGCTAACAGCGCTGTTTCTGGCCAGCCTGCCTGTGTTCTGGACACTGATGCACGATTACCAGCGGCAGCGTGTTCTTACCCTTCTAGATCCCACACAAGACCCGCTGGGCAAAGGCTTTCACATTATTCAATCCACTGTGGCAGTGGGTTCAGGTGGGTTCTCAGGCAAGGGGTTTTTGCAGGGCACTCAAACCCATCTTGAATTCATTCCGGAACGCACCACCGACTTTATCTTTGCTGTGCTCGCCGAGGAATTTGGTCTGTTGGGTTGCCTGGTCTTGTTGACGCTTTACACCTGCCTGATTGTGCGCGGCCTGGTGATTGCCGGCAATGCACCCACCCTGTTTTCAAGGTTGATGGCTGGGGCCATGGCGCTGATCTTTTTCACCTACGCATTTGTGAATATTGGCATGGTCAGTGGCATTTTGCCTGTGGTGGGCGTCCCCCTGCCCCTGATGAGCTATGGCGGTACCGCGATGGTGACACTGGGCATGGGTGCCGGTATCTTGATGAGCATTCAAAACACCAAAAAACTGGTGCAAACTTAA
- the mrdA gene encoding penicillin-binding protein 2, with translation MTEFTHPEQAIKQFKFRLFIAGVFVVALFGVLVARLLWLQVVSYEKYQSKAEDNRVTIVPLVPNRGLILDRNGVVLANNYSAYTLEITPSKIDKLDEMIDQLGKIVEISALDRRRFKKLRAESKRFESIPIRTRLTDEEVARFAVQSFRFPGVEIKARLFRQYPHGPHAAHLLGYIGRISAKDQDRIEELDQTNNYRGTAYIGKDGLEKRYETELHGRTGFEEVETSAGGRAVRVLSRSPAVPGNNLMLSIDIRLQNAAEKALEGKRGALVAIDPRNGDILAMVSAPSFDPNLFVEGIDSENWKALNESIDRPLLNRPLAGTYPPGSTFKPFMALAALEGGFRTASYGLRDPGYYDFGGRRFMDDKIGGHGVVDMYKSIAESCNTYYYMLGSDMGIDVIAEFMGRFGFGSRTGIDLDGERTGVLPSREWKTKAFKRPEAQRWYSGETVSVAIGQGYNNYTPLQLAHATAVLASGGMNATPRLVRAYQNPVSGQVTEKPLEAFKQLQLQERHVNSVKLGMRGAVLEGTARGVFKDVTYEVAGKTGTAQVFGLKKGETYKDRAASAERLRDHGWFIAFSPMEQPEIAFAAIVENAGFGSQSAAPAIKQVLDVFWALKAENAPPSALPDPTPLEEETPQ, from the coding sequence ATGACCGAGTTTACTCACCCGGAACAGGCGATCAAACAGTTCAAATTCAGACTGTTCATTGCAGGCGTGTTCGTTGTGGCCTTGTTTGGTGTTCTGGTAGCACGGCTACTTTGGCTACAGGTCGTCAGCTACGAGAAATACCAGTCCAAGGCGGAAGACAACCGGGTTACGATTGTGCCGCTGGTTCCCAACCGCGGTTTGATACTGGACCGCAACGGGGTCGTGCTGGCGAACAATTACTCGGCATACACGCTTGAAATCACACCATCAAAAATTGACAAGCTTGACGAAATGATTGACCAACTGGGCAAGATTGTCGAAATTTCTGCCCTGGATCGCCGCCGCTTCAAAAAACTGCGTGCAGAATCCAAACGATTCGAATCCATCCCGATTCGAACCCGCCTGACCGACGAGGAAGTGGCACGGTTCGCCGTACAAAGTTTTCGTTTTCCCGGGGTCGAGATCAAAGCACGTCTGTTCAGACAATACCCACATGGCCCACATGCAGCCCACTTGCTGGGTTACATCGGTCGCATTTCTGCCAAAGACCAGGACCGAATCGAAGAACTGGACCAGACCAACAATTACCGAGGCACGGCCTACATTGGCAAAGACGGCCTTGAAAAGCGTTATGAAACGGAACTGCACGGTCGAACGGGATTTGAAGAGGTGGAAACCTCGGCAGGAGGCCGGGCGGTTCGTGTACTGTCCAGATCGCCGGCTGTACCCGGCAACAATCTGATGCTGTCAATCGACATTCGCCTTCAGAATGCTGCTGAGAAGGCGCTCGAAGGAAAGCGCGGCGCATTGGTGGCCATCGACCCACGCAACGGCGACATCCTCGCCATGGTCAGCGCGCCCAGCTTCGACCCCAATCTGTTTGTTGAGGGTATTGACTCCGAGAACTGGAAAGCCTTGAATGAAAGCATCGACAGGCCCTTGTTGAACCGCCCGTTGGCAGGCACCTACCCCCCGGGATCCACTTTCAAACCCTTCATGGCATTGGCAGCACTGGAAGGCGGTTTTCGTACAGCTTCTTATGGACTGAGAGACCCCGGCTATTATGATTTTGGTGGGCGTCGATTCATGGACGACAAAATTGGCGGGCATGGCGTAGTGGACATGTACAAATCAATTGCCGAGTCATGCAACACCTATTACTACATGCTGGGCAGCGACATGGGAATAGATGTGATTGCCGAGTTCATGGGTCGCTTTGGCTTTGGGTCGCGCACAGGAATTGACCTGGATGGTGAACGAACAGGTGTTTTGCCCTCTAGGGAATGGAAGACCAAGGCTTTCAAAAGACCGGAAGCGCAGCGATGGTATTCCGGAGAAACCGTCTCCGTAGCGATTGGCCAAGGTTACAACAACTACACCCCACTTCAATTGGCCCATGCCACCGCTGTATTGGCCAGCGGCGGCATGAATGCTACACCCAGGCTGGTTCGGGCTTATCAGAACCCGGTCAGCGGCCAGGTCACTGAAAAACCGCTGGAAGCATTCAAGCAACTCCAATTGCAGGAAAGGCACGTAAATTCAGTGAAGCTGGGCATGCGGGGGGCGGTACTGGAAGGAACCGCACGTGGTGTGTTCAAGGACGTGACCTATGAAGTGGCCGGCAAAACGGGTACAGCACAGGTCTTCGGTTTGAAAAAAGGCGAGACCTACAAGGACCGCGCAGCCTCCGCTGAGCGACTCCGTGACCATGGGTGGTTCATTGCCTTCTCCCCCATGGAACAACCCGAAATTGCATTCGCAGCCATCGTGGAAAACGCAGGTTTTGGCAGCCAGTCTGCAGCCCCTGCCATCAAACAGGTTCTCGACGTGTTCTGGGCCTTGAAGGCGGAAAACGCACCGCCCTCAGCCTTGCCGGACCCGACCCCTCTTGAAGAGGAGACACCTCAATGA
- a CDS encoding rod shape-determining protein: MFGFLRSYLSNDLAIDLGTANTLIYARTKGIVLDEPSVVAIRQEGGPNGKKTITAVGLEAKQMLGKVPGNIEAIRPMKDGVIADFTVTEQMLKQFIKMVHESRLFSPSPRIIICVPCGSTQVERRAIRESALGAGASQVYLIEEPMAAAIGAGLPVSEASGSMVVDIGGGTTEVGIISLGGMVYAGSVRVGGDKFDEAIISYIRRNYGMMIGEPTAEAIKKQIGSAFPGSEVKDMEVTGRNLSEGIPRRFTISSNEILEALTEPLNAIVSAVKSALEQTPPELGADIAERGMMLTGGGALLRDLDRLLMEETGLPVHVAEDPLTCVVRGCGLALERMDKLGTIFTSE, encoded by the coding sequence ATGTTTGGGTTTCTACGCAGCTACTTATCAAACGACTTGGCCATTGACTTGGGCACGGCCAACACCCTTATTTACGCCCGCACAAAAGGGATTGTTCTTGACGAACCTTCCGTAGTTGCAATTCGCCAGGAAGGCGGACCCAACGGCAAAAAAACAATCACTGCAGTTGGCCTTGAAGCCAAGCAGATGCTGGGCAAGGTACCGGGCAATATCGAAGCAATCCGCCCCATGAAAGACGGCGTGATTGCCGATTTCACCGTGACTGAGCAAATGCTCAAGCAGTTCATCAAGATGGTTCACGAAAGCCGCCTGTTTTCCCCCAGCCCCAGAATAATCATTTGCGTGCCCTGTGGTTCTACCCAGGTTGAACGCCGGGCCATTCGTGAAAGCGCATTGGGTGCAGGCGCTTCGCAGGTTTATCTGATTGAAGAACCAATGGCTGCAGCTATTGGTGCCGGCTTGCCGGTGTCCGAAGCTTCAGGCTCCATGGTTGTGGACATTGGTGGTGGCACCACGGAAGTGGGTATTATTTCCTTGGGCGGCATGGTTTACGCGGGAAGCGTGCGCGTGGGCGGCGACAAGTTTGACGAAGCGATCATCAGCTATATCCGTCGCAACTACGGCATGATGATCGGCGAACCCACAGCCGAAGCAATCAAGAAGCAGATTGGTTCTGCTTTCCCTGGCTCGGAAGTGAAAGACATGGAAGTAACCGGCCGCAATTTGTCTGAAGGTATTCCACGCCGTTTCACCATTTCTTCCAACGAAATTCTGGAAGCGCTGACCGAACCACTGAATGCAATCGTGTCAGCAGTGAAATCCGCATTGGAACAAACACCACCCGAGCTGGGCGCAGACATTGCCGAACGCGGCATGATGTTGACCGGTGGCGGCGCGTTGCTACGCGACCTGGACCGATTGTTGATGGAGGAAACCGGCTTGCCCGTGCATGTGGCCGAAGATCCATTGACCTGTGTGGTCAGGGGTTGTGGCCTTGCGCTGGAACGCATGGACAAGTTGGGCACCATTTTCACGAGTGAATAA
- a CDS encoding NUDIX hydrolase → METASRAWMDKTLSTAFLPFVQRWRDEDSEPASRFLKWIVNGEHFGHLDKAHLPIILPAFKDAGLPLEHTALGLELVTDANQQTLSAALISIAQRLRAFGLVPGWRNEEQLVLNQGGELIAQAERALFKTLGLRSRAIHVHVENQHGQIWTGVRAHTKHENPGMLDNVAAGGIASTESVEQTLWRELDEEAGLNPDSFSWIKPLPPGELVLSRPLLYGGWHHENVVLFHGQLKPGHRPCNRDGEVEAFQLMSPKACIHAINTHQFTPDAALCCALALSTVKQNQKD, encoded by the coding sequence ATGGAAACAGCCAGCCGAGCCTGGATGGACAAAACCCTCAGCACTGCGTTTTTGCCCTTTGTGCAGCGCTGGCGCGATGAGGACAGCGAACCTGCAAGCCGGTTTTTAAAATGGATCGTCAATGGCGAACATTTTGGGCACCTGGACAAAGCGCATTTGCCAATCATTCTGCCCGCATTTAAGGATGCCGGCCTGCCACTTGAGCACACCGCGCTCGGCCTGGAATTGGTGACAGATGCAAACCAGCAGACGTTAAGTGCCGCCCTGATTTCAATTGCACAACGGCTACGCGCATTTGGTCTGGTGCCCGGCTGGCGGAATGAAGAGCAGTTGGTATTGAATCAAGGCGGGGAGCTCATTGCGCAAGCTGAAAGGGCTTTGTTCAAAACTTTGGGACTTAGAAGCCGGGCAATACACGTGCATGTTGAGAACCAGCATGGCCAGATTTGGACCGGCGTTCGTGCACACACCAAACACGAAAATCCCGGCATGCTCGACAACGTGGCTGCCGGTGGTATTGCCAGTACGGAAAGCGTTGAGCAAACGCTTTGGCGAGAACTTGACGAAGAGGCAGGGCTGAATCCAGACAGTTTCTCCTGGATTAAACCGCTGCCTCCCGGTGAACTGGTGTTAAGTCGCCCCTTGCTGTATGGTGGCTGGCATCACGAAAACGTGGTTCTTTTTCATGGCCAGTTGAAACCGGGACACCGGCCTTGCAACCGGGATGGCGAAGTGGAAGCATTCCAGTTGATGAGCCCCAAGGCTTGCATTCATGCCATCAATACGCACCAATTTACACCGGATGCCGCCCTGTGCTGCGCATTGGCCTTGAGCACGGTCAAACAAAATCAGAAGGATTAA
- a CDS encoding phospholipase A has protein sequence MNKFILLTLSLFCLNAGAQTETIANKTLDERALRACLFLEDDQLRLRCFDDATGRSLVVKDGTAPAAAAPVDGGLLLYKNAEETTLSWLDRRWELAPSSKRGTFSISPYKPVYLLPVYHNASPNNRPSSPNPANTTTTSENLDQNESKFQLSLKTKVMEDIIGDNGDLWFAYTQSSRWQTFNQELSRPFRETNYEPELIFTWRSSWSEFKDATGWEPRLLGLSLNHQSNGRALPLSRSWNRLIGMVGFERENTMVQIRPWVRLSEDSAEDDNPDISDYMGRGDLLLVHKSEGHEYSLLTRHNFRGGDQSRGAVQLDWAFPLTSNLRGHLQYFSGYGESLIDYNYRSDYLGLGLSLVGWY, from the coding sequence ATGAACAAATTCATCCTTTTGACCTTGAGCCTGTTTTGTCTGAACGCAGGGGCTCAAACTGAAACCATTGCCAACAAGACACTGGACGAACGCGCATTGCGCGCCTGCCTGTTTCTGGAAGACGACCAACTTCGCCTGCGCTGCTTTGATGATGCCACAGGCCGAAGCCTGGTTGTAAAAGACGGCACTGCCCCGGCGGCCGCCGCTCCGGTGGACGGCGGTTTGCTGCTTTATAAAAACGCTGAAGAAACCACACTGTCCTGGCTGGACCGCCGGTGGGAGTTGGCTCCATCCTCCAAGCGGGGCACGTTTTCAATCAGCCCGTACAAGCCAGTCTACCTGCTGCCGGTGTATCACAACGCATCCCCGAACAATCGGCCAAGCAGCCCCAATCCGGCCAACACCACCACCACTTCCGAGAATCTGGATCAAAACGAAAGCAAGTTTCAGCTGAGTTTGAAAACCAAAGTGATGGAAGACATCATCGGTGACAATGGCGACTTGTGGTTTGCGTACACCCAGTCCAGCCGATGGCAAACATTCAATCAGGAACTGTCCCGGCCTTTCCGTGAAACCAATTACGAACCCGAGCTGATTTTCACCTGGCGCTCAAGTTGGTCCGAATTCAAGGACGCAACCGGCTGGGAACCCCGTTTGCTGGGCTTGAGTTTGAACCACCAATCCAACGGCCGGGCGTTGCCTTTGTCCCGTTCGTGGAACCGGCTCATCGGCATGGTCGGTTTTGAGCGCGAGAACACCATGGTCCAGATTCGTCCTTGGGTTCGTCTGTCAGAAGACTCGGCCGAAGACGACAACCCGGACATCAGCGATTACATGGGCCGCGGTGACTTGCTGCTTGTTCACAAAAGCGAAGGCCACGAATATTCGCTGTTGACCCGTCATAATTTCCGCGGCGGTGACCAGTCCAGGGGGGCTGTGCAATTAGACTGGGCCTTCCCGTTGACCAGCAACTTGCGAGGACATTTGCAGTATTTCTCCGGGTATGGCGAAAGTCTCATTGATTACAATTACAGATCGGATTATCTCGGTTTGGGCTTGTCTTTGGTGGGCTGGTATTGA
- a CDS encoding ATP-binding cassette domain-containing protein, with protein sequence MLLGLKAATYRIGTTMLLDQVEFSIEERERVALVGRNGTGKSTLFRILTGETTPEDGLVIKQDGLRMTCLEQAVPQEHNETIFDVVAQGFGTLGKSISVSRTLGPRNHDELTPDEASLLENAQNELSEHHGWHLESEVDQMLSRMKLPADLPFAKLSGGMKRKVMLAKAMVSNPDVLLLDEPTNHLDIPSIELLEEQIRQFKGAVIFVSHDRSFMRKLATRVCDLDRGMLKSWSGGYEGYLKGKAEFLHAQEKATALFDKKLAEEEVWIRRGIEARRTRNEGRVRALMEMRKQFSDRRNVVGTAKVQVQEAERSGKLVAEMTDINKQLGDLQILRNFTNTILRGEKIGFLGPNGIGKTTALRVLLGQLPPDSGTVKLGTKLEVAYFDQLRSQFNEEDTAVEIIGAGKEFITIDGQAKHVIGYLQDFLFTPDRARQPVRSLSGGERARLILAQLFATPSNVMVLDEPTNDLDIETLELLEEKLMAYQGTLILVSHDREFLNQIVTRCLVFEGQGVVGDYVGGYDDWLRQRTTDPWANVGKERLENTPMSPAATVAATTVAASPQPPAAPVKKAKKLGYKEQRELETLPGLIETLETEQADLVNKIGAPDFYQQESSVVTAAQARLSALEEELQQAYARWEELDA encoded by the coding sequence ATGTTGTTGGGTTTAAAAGCCGCCACCTACCGAATCGGCACCACGATGCTGCTGGACCAGGTTGAATTTTCCATCGAAGAACGCGAACGCGTGGCCTTGGTCGGCCGTAACGGTACCGGGAAAAGTACCCTTTTCCGCATACTGACAGGCGAAACAACACCTGAGGATGGCCTGGTGATCAAGCAGGACGGGCTACGCATGACTTGCCTGGAACAGGCTGTACCCCAGGAACACAACGAAACGATTTTTGATGTGGTTGCACAAGGGTTCGGCACTCTGGGCAAATCGATCAGTGTCAGTCGCACCTTGGGCCCGCGCAATCACGACGAACTGACTCCCGACGAGGCAAGCTTGCTGGAAAACGCCCAAAATGAATTGAGCGAACACCACGGCTGGCACCTGGAAAGTGAAGTGGACCAAATGCTTTCGCGCATGAAGTTACCCGCCGACCTGCCCTTCGCCAAACTGTCAGGTGGTATGAAACGCAAGGTGATGCTGGCCAAAGCCATGGTGAGCAACCCGGATGTGCTGCTACTTGATGAGCCTACCAACCACCTGGACATTCCGAGCATTGAATTGCTGGAAGAGCAGATTCGCCAGTTCAAGGGCGCTGTGATTTTTGTCAGCCATGATCGCTCATTCATGCGCAAACTGGCCACACGGGTCTGTGACCTGGACCGCGGCATGCTGAAAAGCTGGTCAGGCGGCTACGAGGGTTATCTGAAAGGCAAGGCGGAATTTTTGCATGCGCAAGAAAAAGCCACGGCCTTGTTTGACAAAAAACTGGCTGAAGAAGAAGTGTGGATTCGACGCGGCATTGAAGCCCGCCGAACCCGCAACGAAGGTCGGGTTCGCGCTCTGATGGAAATGCGCAAACAGTTCTCGGACCGCCGCAATGTGGTGGGTACCGCCAAAGTACAGGTACAGGAGGCCGAGCGAAGCGGAAAGCTGGTGGCGGAAATGACCGACATCAACAAACAGCTGGGTGACTTGCAAATTCTGCGCAACTTCACCAACACGATTTTGCGTGGTGAGAAAATTGGATTCCTCGGTCCGAACGGAATTGGAAAAACCACGGCACTGCGGGTTTTGCTGGGGCAACTGCCTCCCGATTCCGGAACCGTGAAACTGGGCACCAAGCTGGAAGTTGCGTATTTTGATCAATTGCGCAGCCAATTCAACGAAGAAGACACGGCGGTAGAAATCATCGGCGCCGGCAAGGAGTTCATCACGATTGATGGTCAGGCCAAACATGTCATCGGCTATTTGCAAGACTTCCTGTTCACACCCGACCGCGCCCGCCAGCCGGTGCGAAGCCTGTCCGGAGGCGAGCGTGCCCGCCTGATTCTGGCGCAATTGTTTGCGACACCCTCGAACGTGATGGTACTGGACGAACCCACCAACGACCTGGACATTGAGACACTGGAATTGCTGGAAGAAAAGTTGATGGCCTACCAGGGCACCTTGATTCTTGTCAGTCACGATAGGGAGTTTCTGAACCAGATCGTAACCCGCTGCCTGGTGTTTGAAGGCCAGGGCGTGGTGGGCGACTATGTGGGTGGCTATGACGACTGGCTGCGCCAACGAACTACAGACCCTTGGGCCAACGTAGGCAAAGAGCGGCTTGAAAACACACCGATGAGCCCGGCGGCAACAGTTGCTGCGACCACAGTTGCGGCATCACCTCAACCTCCGGCAGCACCCGTCAAAAAAGCAAAAAAGCTGGGCTACAAAGAACAGCGCGAACTCGAAACGCTGCCCGGATTGATCGAAACACTGGAAACTGAACAGGCTGACCTGGTGAACAAGATCGGAGCACCTGATTTTTATCAGCAGGAAAGCAGCGTAGTGACCGCAGCCCAGGCACGGCTTTCAGCTTTGGAAGAAGAGCTGCAGCAGGCCTATGCACGCTGGGAAGAATTGGACGCCTGA
- the mreD gene encoding rod shape-determining protein MreD yields the protein MAINPFGNSEILRPVNPWFILISLSAALLFKLLPLDRSWITPDLLALVLVFWNIRQPRRIGIGVAWCFGAAVDVHTASVFGEHALAYTLLSYFAITIHRRVMWFSPVMQAAHIFPLLLAAQAITVAIRVMFGGIFPGPWMFAESALTAALWPLTQFLLLAPQKLPQHRDNDRPI from the coding sequence ATGGCAATTAACCCATTTGGGAATTCAGAGATTCTTAGGCCAGTGAACCCGTGGTTCATCCTGATTTCCTTGTCAGCTGCGCTGTTGTTCAAACTTCTTCCCCTGGATCGAAGCTGGATCACACCCGACCTGCTGGCCTTGGTGCTGGTGTTCTGGAATATCAGGCAACCCCGACGAATCGGGATTGGTGTGGCCTGGTGCTTCGGCGCAGCGGTGGATGTGCACACCGCCAGTGTGTTTGGTGAGCATGCACTGGCCTACACTTTGCTGTCCTATTTTGCGATCACAATCCACCGCCGGGTCATGTGGTTTTCACCCGTGATGCAGGCTGCTCATATTTTCCCCCTGCTTCTTGCGGCACAGGCTATTACCGTCGCAATTCGGGTCATGTTCGGAGGAATATTCCCCGGCCCCTGGATGTTTGCAGAAAGTGCGCTCACCGCCGCACTGTGGCCGCTTACCCAGTTTTTGTTGCTGGCACCTCAAAAGTTGCCTCAACACCGTGATAACGACCGCCCGATATGA
- the mreC gene encoding rod shape-determining protein MreC, giving the protein MEYSPPPLFKQGPSARVRLAFFVALSVGLLFLDARFGAMEVVRKVVGTVLYPVQRLASFPLEIGEAGLEYVTTLGSLKTENEALQLEKLQDKQRLHELQTLKVENEKLRKLMNVGNTLQVKRAILSEVVSDARDPFSRKIIIGKGSIQGIREGMPVIDELGLMGQVTRTFPSRAEVSLITDKEQIIPVESLRNGLRSVAYGGLDGGLLELRFMAANAEIENNDLLVTSGLDGVYPRGIPVARVMRVERNSRYAFASIFCEPIAGVEQHRFVLVLDTARETLTPEEAAPASIEGPPAPTTAPQATPTTTPAASLAPSSVPLAAPAGSATPAVQGGSNGN; this is encoded by the coding sequence ATGGAGTACTCACCACCACCGTTGTTCAAACAAGGGCCATCCGCACGTGTGCGGCTGGCCTTCTTTGTTGCGCTTTCAGTCGGCCTGCTGTTTCTTGATGCCCGCTTTGGCGCTATGGAAGTGGTACGCAAGGTGGTGGGCACAGTGCTGTACCCGGTGCAGCGACTTGCAAGCTTTCCCCTGGAAATAGGGGAAGCAGGGCTGGAGTATGTGACTACACTGGGCTCACTAAAAACCGAGAATGAAGCCTTGCAGCTGGAAAAGCTTCAGGACAAACAACGACTTCACGAACTGCAAACGCTGAAAGTGGAGAACGAGAAACTGCGCAAGCTGATGAATGTGGGCAATACCCTGCAGGTCAAGCGCGCCATCCTCAGCGAAGTAGTCAGTGATGCGCGCGATCCGTTTTCCAGAAAAATCATCATCGGCAAGGGCTCCATTCAAGGCATTCGCGAAGGCATGCCCGTGATTGACGAACTTGGCCTGATGGGCCAGGTCACCCGGACATTTCCCAGCCGGGCGGAGGTCAGCCTGATCACCGACAAAGAGCAGATTATTCCGGTTGAAAGCCTGCGAAACGGCCTTCGTAGCGTGGCCTACGGCGGACTGGACGGTGGGCTGCTGGAATTGCGCTTTATGGCTGCCAATGCAGAAATTGAAAACAACGATCTGCTGGTCACTTCCGGCCTGGACGGGGTTTATCCACGGGGAATACCGGTCGCGCGCGTGATGCGCGTAGAGCGGAATTCCAGATACGCATTCGCCAGCATTTTTTGCGAACCGATCGCCGGCGTTGAACAGCATCGTTTCGTACTTGTTTTGGATACAGCACGGGAAACGCTGACGCCTGAGGAAGCTGCACCTGCTTCGATTGAAGGACCTCCTGCACCAACGACAGCCCCCCAAGCAACCCCAACAACAACGCCAGCAGCATCGTTAGCGCCATCTTCAGTGCCATTGGCTGCACCCGCAGGTTCAGCGACGCCCGCAGTGCAAGGGGGAAGTAATGGCAATTAA